The following are encoded in a window of Rosa chinensis cultivar Old Blush chromosome 4, RchiOBHm-V2, whole genome shotgun sequence genomic DNA:
- the LOC121052500 gene encoding uncharacterized protein LOC121052500 isoform X1, translated as MEFEAEEDESDVTPNSHATHAATSTCESHPPNKKKKKDPLAQAIGDVANTLKEFVAAQVSPQLKGEDVHEVVSKVANLSKLQVFKAVRILMSGNPEEFSLLKSLNDAEKSEWIRMLIWQSEGRPRN; from the exons ATGGAATTTGAAGCAGAAGAAGATGAAAGTGATGTGACTCCCAATTCACATGCCACACATGCAGCAACTTCGACTTGTGAATCACATCCtccaaataagaaaaagaaaaaggatccACTAGCACAAGCAATTGGTGATGTGGCCAACACCTTGAAAGAGTTTGTGGCAGCTCAAGTCTCCCCACAACTCAAAGGAGAGGATGTACATGAAGTGGTTTCTAAAGTAGCAAACCTCAGCAAATTGCAAGTCTTCAAAGCTGTACGCATATTGATGAGTGGTAACCCCGAAGAATTTTCTCTACTGAAGTCTCTTAATGATGCTGAAAAGAGTGAGTGGATAAGAATGCTCATATGGCAATCTGAAG GGCGACCAAGAAATTGA
- the LOC121052500 gene encoding uncharacterized protein LOC121052500 isoform X2, with translation MEFEAEEDESDVTPNSHATHAATSTCESHPPNKKKKKDPLAQAIGDVANTLKEFVAAQVSPQLKGEDVHEVVSKVANLSKLQVFKAVRILMSGNPEEFSLLKSLNDAEKRRPRN, from the exons ATGGAATTTGAAGCAGAAGAAGATGAAAGTGATGTGACTCCCAATTCACATGCCACACATGCAGCAACTTCGACTTGTGAATCACATCCtccaaataagaaaaagaaaaaggatccACTAGCACAAGCAATTGGTGATGTGGCCAACACCTTGAAAGAGTTTGTGGCAGCTCAAGTCTCCCCACAACTCAAAGGAGAGGATGTACATGAAGTGGTTTCTAAAGTAGCAAACCTCAGCAAATTGCAAGTCTTCAAAGCTGTACGCATATTGATGAGTGGTAACCCCGAAGAATTTTCTCTACTGAAGTCTCTTAATGATGCTGAAAAGA GGCGACCAAGAAATTGA